From Myxococcus guangdongensis, the proteins below share one genomic window:
- a CDS encoding TIGR02266 family protein: protein MTSSPASRAPASGLREAELARAESELSTQESRLAEQVTRALADAALLSSRLDAARSALALAHQEPDADPQLGEQASRLQASSVPSLDVEAAREKALEAREKALEARKRMGLEVQAALRIQQEQAAKVARAVTDAEAALKQHEATQARAKARQQEAAKARQAELAKAAQVAREKGQSLPTPPAAPSRSTSSEGADARRNGRVRMHTSIDMRSDSNFFTGFSMDISEGGVFIATVDAVTRGTQVELDFTLPGGRPMKVTGVVRWVREANPKMPELMPGVGVQFTGLPEEVASVISSFVTTRDPMFYPD, encoded by the coding sequence ATGACCTCGTCCCCTGCCTCCCGCGCGCCCGCCTCGGGCCTCCGTGAGGCCGAGCTGGCTCGCGCCGAGAGCGAGCTGTCCACCCAGGAGTCCCGACTCGCCGAGCAGGTGACGCGCGCCCTGGCTGACGCGGCCCTGCTCTCCAGTCGATTGGATGCCGCGCGCTCGGCGCTGGCCCTCGCCCACCAGGAGCCGGACGCCGACCCCCAGTTGGGCGAGCAGGCGTCCAGGCTCCAGGCCTCTTCCGTGCCCTCACTCGACGTGGAGGCCGCACGGGAGAAGGCGCTGGAGGCGCGAGAGAAGGCGCTGGAGGCGCGCAAGCGGATGGGCCTGGAGGTGCAGGCGGCGCTGCGCATCCAGCAGGAGCAGGCGGCGAAGGTGGCGCGCGCGGTGACGGACGCGGAGGCCGCGCTGAAGCAGCACGAGGCCACCCAGGCACGCGCGAAGGCCCGGCAGCAGGAGGCCGCGAAGGCCCGGCAGGCGGAGCTGGCGAAGGCGGCCCAGGTCGCGCGCGAGAAGGGCCAGTCGCTGCCCACGCCTCCCGCGGCGCCCTCGCGCTCCACCAGTTCGGAGGGCGCGGATGCCCGGCGCAATGGTCGGGTGCGCATGCACACGTCCATCGACATGCGCAGCGACTCCAACTTCTTCACCGGCTTCTCGATGGACATCAGCGAGGGCGGCGTCTTCATCGCCACGGTGGACGCGGTGACGCGCGGCACGCAGGTGGAGCTGGACTTCACGTTGCCCGGTGGACGCCCCATGAAGGTGACGGGCGTGGTGCGCTGGGTGCGCGAGGCCAACCCGAAGATGCCGGAGCTGATGCCGGGCGTGGGCGTGCAGTTCACCGGCCTGCCCGAGGAGGTCGCGTCCGTCATCTCCTCGTTCGTCACCACGCGCGACCCGATGTTCTATCCCGACTGA
- a CDS encoding pilus assembly protein N-terminal domain-containing protein gives MRNALKKLALVALTVVGTTALAEERIELKVGEKHVLTVKDLTRVALGNQETADVKTLGGGKLEITGLEAGTTRLLTWTRGGQQGDYAVVVTDPEKAAAAK, from the coding sequence ATGCGGAACGCACTGAAGAAGCTGGCCCTGGTGGCGCTGACGGTGGTGGGCACGACGGCGCTGGCGGAGGAGCGCATCGAGCTGAAGGTGGGTGAGAAGCACGTCCTCACCGTGAAGGACCTGACCCGCGTGGCGCTGGGGAACCAGGAGACGGCGGACGTGAAGACGCTGGGGGGTGGGAAGCTCGAAATCACGGGGCTGGAGGCGGGCACCACGCGGCTGCTGACCTGGACGCGCGGTGGGCAGCAGGGGGACTACGCCGTGGTGGTGACGGACCCCGAAAAGGCGGCCGCGGCGAAGTAG
- a CDS encoding cupin domain-containing protein, translating into MSAPTRSPTVPVARPPRWDSRRRVEPANVADGEQVGGGEPSVRSVDKVNLAEALAMFSEHGAPQAIGELNGQHLRLAKLSGPSAWRHHEHEDALFLVLHGRLRMELRERTLELEPGELLLIPRGVEHRPVADAEAHVLLFEPTADTL; encoded by the coding sequence ATGAGCGCGCCCACTCGAAGCCCCACCGTCCCCGTTGCCCGCCCGCCACGGTGGGACTCGCGCCGACGCGTCGAGCCCGCCAACGTGGCGGACGGTGAGCAGGTGGGCGGCGGCGAGCCCTCGGTGCGCTCCGTCGACAAGGTGAACCTGGCCGAGGCGCTGGCGATGTTCTCCGAGCACGGGGCGCCCCAGGCCATCGGTGAGCTCAACGGGCAGCACCTGCGGTTGGCGAAGCTGTCGGGGCCCTCCGCGTGGCGCCACCACGAGCACGAGGACGCGCTGTTCCTGGTGCTGCATGGGCGACTGCGCATGGAGTTGCGCGAACGCACGCTGGAGCTGGAGCCCGGCGAGCTCCTCCTCATCCCCCGCGGTGTGGAGCACCGGCCCGTGGCGGACGCGGAGGCGCATGTGTTGCTCTTCGAACCCACGGCGGACACGCTGTAG
- a CDS encoding thyroglobulin type-1 repeat-containing protein, with protein MFAPRTLILGITTATLLLTTSAQASGPCAKAVEETADQPPMPGRFVPQCTENGQYKLVQFHGSTGYSWCVNPSTGAKVEGTEVAPGKGTPTCPVCVEQLASSLEKTLVGVYRPQCSADGTFQKVQYNASTNMAWCADTKTGKKLTKPVRNDGKLTCR; from the coding sequence TTGTTCGCACCGCGCACGCTCATCCTTGGAATCACCACCGCGACCCTGTTGCTCACCACCTCCGCCCAGGCCAGTGGCCCGTGCGCGAAGGCCGTGGAGGAGACCGCCGACCAGCCGCCGATGCCGGGGCGCTTCGTGCCCCAGTGCACCGAAAACGGCCAGTACAAGCTCGTGCAGTTCCACGGCTCCACCGGCTACAGCTGGTGCGTGAATCCCTCGACCGGCGCCAAGGTCGAGGGCACGGAGGTCGCTCCCGGAAAAGGCACGCCGACGTGCCCCGTGTGCGTGGAGCAGTTGGCCAGCTCCCTCGAGAAGACGCTCGTCGGCGTGTACAGGCCGCAGTGTTCCGCGGACGGCACGTTCCAGAAGGTGCAGTACAACGCCTCGACCAACATGGCCTGGTGCGCGGACACCAAGACGGGCAAGAAGCTCACGAAGCCCGTGCGCAATGACGGCAAGCTGACCTGTCGTTGA
- a CDS encoding sigma-70 family RNA polymerase sigma factor codes for MSKQSSRSHLFLQHLSPQARCYAEVPGLEALLDAWLSIARQAWPDVMLPEEDFLRHVATRLNPSNEPAVTLAALPVADLYLACACAKGLPTAHAALERQLLPRMASALTRVRGGGLDTAEVLQQLRQRLLVPQGDTEPRIAEYQGTGPLAAWLRAAVVRMALNLQRAEGRRARAEEDAEAEGSAWVERGADVELDYLRRRHQQDFREALAGALASLSPRERTVLRLHVVEGVSLERIGAMYQTHKSTVSRWISQTRRTVLEGARERLAERLQLSADELRSLMRVVHSQLDVSLLGLLNEPG; via the coding sequence ATGTCGAAGCAGTCGAGCCGCTCCCACCTCTTCCTCCAGCACCTGTCACCCCAGGCGCGGTGCTACGCGGAGGTGCCTGGGCTCGAGGCACTGTTGGACGCATGGCTGTCCATCGCGAGACAGGCGTGGCCGGACGTCATGCTTCCGGAAGAAGACTTCCTGCGCCATGTCGCGACCCGACTGAACCCCAGCAACGAGCCCGCCGTGACGCTCGCCGCGCTGCCGGTGGCGGACCTCTATCTGGCCTGCGCGTGTGCGAAGGGACTGCCCACCGCGCACGCCGCGCTGGAGCGACAGCTCCTCCCCCGAATGGCCAGCGCTCTGACACGGGTGCGAGGCGGCGGTCTGGACACCGCGGAGGTCCTCCAGCAACTGCGTCAACGACTCCTCGTCCCCCAGGGAGACACCGAGCCGAGAATCGCCGAGTACCAGGGCACGGGCCCTCTGGCCGCGTGGCTGCGCGCGGCGGTGGTGCGCATGGCCCTCAACCTCCAGCGCGCGGAAGGCCGACGCGCCAGGGCCGAGGAGGACGCGGAGGCGGAGGGCTCCGCGTGGGTCGAGCGAGGCGCTGACGTCGAGCTCGACTACCTGCGCCGCCGGCACCAGCAAGACTTCCGCGAGGCCCTGGCGGGAGCCCTGGCGAGCCTGTCCCCTCGCGAGCGCACGGTGCTGCGGCTGCACGTGGTGGAGGGCGTGAGCCTGGAGCGCATCGGCGCCATGTATCAGACGCACAAGTCCACGGTGTCGCGCTGGATTTCACAGACGCGGAGGACGGTGCTGGAGGGCGCGCGCGAGCGTCTGGCCGAGCGCCTCCAGCTGTCCGCGGACGAGCTGCGAAGCTTGATGCGGGTGGTGCACAGTCAGCTCGACGTGAGCCTCCTGGGGCTGTTGAACGAGCCCGGTTAG
- a CDS encoding RtcB family protein: MSWKQRLEKAAEGHYVLPKTKSMRVDADLFLSDKLLWGDGPEMPGLEDTVFDQVVNAASFPGVTRVAVTPDCHVGYGVPIGTVVETDGVLLPTAAGYDIGCGMVQLQTSLMAEDVADPVKRRQWIDQVTRRIAVGVGASRAQRQRKVSDRSFAEVVRHGAKALGRGSAVTERDFIPVEDDRVDIPDRAYEKRGQLGSLGGGNHFTEMQVDESGRVWVMLHTGSRGFGWNIAKHFFVQGAAHLGLKSRSEDFVWLDADSALGREYWNLHNMAANFAVANRLIIGEAVCAALEDVFGGTASVYYEISHNLIQKEAGKFVARKGATRAFPAGHPSLKRTAWEATGHPILIPGSMETGSAILFAEEGASKSIYSVNHGSGRRLSRGEARRVLKQDATDARMAEAGIILNTRQTPLDESGPCYKNLDDVLETVEMAGLARVAHRLKPVACIKGAD; encoded by the coding sequence ATGAGTTGGAAGCAACGTCTGGAGAAGGCCGCCGAGGGCCACTACGTCCTGCCCAAGACCAAGAGCATGCGGGTCGACGCGGACTTGTTCCTCTCGGACAAGCTGCTGTGGGGCGACGGCCCCGAAATGCCCGGGCTGGAGGACACCGTCTTCGACCAGGTGGTCAACGCCGCGTCGTTCCCCGGCGTCACCCGCGTCGCCGTCACCCCCGACTGTCACGTGGGCTACGGCGTGCCCATCGGCACCGTCGTGGAGACCGACGGCGTGCTGCTCCCCACCGCCGCCGGCTATGACATCGGCTGCGGCATGGTGCAGCTGCAGACCTCCCTCATGGCCGAGGACGTCGCCGACCCCGTCAAGCGCCGCCAGTGGATCGACCAGGTCACCCGCCGCATCGCCGTGGGCGTGGGCGCCAGCCGCGCGCAGCGCCAGCGGAAGGTGTCGGACCGCTCGTTCGCGGAGGTGGTGCGCCACGGCGCCAAGGCCCTGGGCCGGGGCTCCGCCGTCACCGAGCGCGACTTCATCCCCGTGGAGGACGACCGGGTGGACATCCCCGACCGCGCCTACGAGAAGCGCGGCCAGCTGGGCAGCCTGGGCGGCGGCAACCACTTCACCGAGATGCAGGTGGATGAGAGCGGCCGCGTCTGGGTGATGCTCCACACCGGCAGCCGCGGCTTCGGCTGGAACATCGCCAAGCACTTCTTCGTGCAGGGCGCGGCGCACCTGGGCCTCAAGAGCCGCAGCGAGGACTTCGTCTGGCTGGACGCCGACAGCGCGCTGGGCCGCGAGTACTGGAACCTGCACAACATGGCGGCCAACTTCGCCGTGGCCAACCGGCTCATCATCGGCGAGGCCGTGTGCGCCGCGCTCGAGGACGTGTTCGGCGGGACGGCGAGCGTCTACTACGAGATTTCGCACAACCTCATCCAGAAGGAGGCCGGCAAGTTCGTCGCCCGCAAGGGCGCCACGCGCGCGTTCCCCGCCGGCCACCCCTCGCTCAAGCGCACCGCCTGGGAGGCCACCGGCCACCCCATCCTGATTCCCGGCTCGATGGAGACCGGCAGCGCCATCCTCTTCGCCGAGGAGGGCGCGTCCAAGTCCATCTACTCGGTGAACCACGGCTCGGGGCGGCGGCTGTCCCGAGGCGAGGCGCGGCGCGTGCTGAAGCAGGACGCCACCGACGCGCGCATGGCCGAGGCCGGCATCATCCTCAACACCCGGCAGACGCCGCTGGACGAGTCCGGCCCCTGCTACAAGAACCTGGATGACGTGCTGGAGACGGTGGAGATGGCGGGGCTCGCCCGGGTGGCGCACCGACTCAAGCCGGTCGCCTGCATCAAGGGCGCGGATTGA
- a CDS encoding outer membrane protein assembly factor BamE: MSVDVSPTENPPNAALVAEPTDSSHLFTAFQKEGKASKGRWALALVAALIPVTLAVGFWVLAREEANTFRVVTPHGFKSMHGGMTADQVVALLGRPMTREQDATGADCYRHGTPSMEKEFFLVYSVCYQDGKLKDVKQQKFSAWSVDPETGSFEAPSGDDAPSSPPQAPAAPGTTQG, from the coding sequence ATGTCAGTCGACGTGAGCCCGACAGAGAACCCGCCGAACGCCGCCCTGGTTGCTGAGCCAACGGATTCGAGCCACCTCTTCACGGCCTTCCAGAAGGAAGGCAAGGCCTCCAAGGGCCGCTGGGCCCTGGCGCTCGTCGCCGCGCTCATCCCCGTCACGCTGGCGGTGGGCTTCTGGGTGCTGGCCCGCGAGGAGGCGAACACCTTCCGCGTCGTGACGCCCCATGGCTTCAAGTCCATGCACGGGGGCATGACGGCGGACCAGGTGGTGGCGCTGCTGGGCCGGCCCATGACGCGCGAGCAGGACGCCACGGGCGCGGACTGCTACCGCCACGGCACGCCGTCGATGGAGAAGGAGTTCTTCCTCGTCTATTCCGTCTGCTACCAGGACGGGAAGCTGAAGGACGTGAAGCAGCAGAAGTTCTCCGCCTGGTCCGTGGATCCAGAGACGGGCAGCTTCGAGGCGCCCTCGGGCGACGACGCCCCCTCCTCCCCGCCGCAGGCCCCCGCCGCCCCGGGGACGACCCAGGGCTGA
- a CDS encoding class I SAM-dependent methyltransferase, translating to MTATVNLTGVPETMLWTLHNRATEARRADTFLHDPACVRIYESITYDFERSFGKADGSHPMRSRAFDDVVRPWMAAHPGGTVVELGVGLETQLQRCDDGQVRWVCVDVPEALAVRERFLPASERCRHVPRSALDLAWLDEVDASKGVFVSAQGLLMYFDEAEVRRLLLAIIDRFPGVDLMFDVIPRWFSRKTLQGFHKTKHYRAPPMPWGVNRDEVEPLLRRWSARVTAVKSVSYGLYARGVAGAVLRLFSQVPVLRNLPPAIVHVKTVAP from the coding sequence ATGACCGCGACCGTCAATCTCACCGGTGTTCCGGAGACCATGCTCTGGACGCTGCACAACCGCGCGACGGAGGCCCGGCGCGCGGACACGTTCCTCCACGACCCGGCGTGTGTGCGCATCTACGAGTCCATCACGTACGACTTCGAGCGCAGCTTCGGGAAGGCGGATGGCTCACATCCGATGCGCTCGCGGGCGTTCGACGACGTGGTGCGCCCGTGGATGGCGGCGCACCCGGGCGGCACGGTGGTGGAGCTGGGGGTGGGACTGGAGACGCAACTGCAGCGGTGTGACGACGGGCAGGTGCGCTGGGTGTGCGTCGACGTGCCGGAGGCGTTGGCGGTGCGGGAGCGGTTCCTGCCGGCGTCGGAGCGGTGTCGGCACGTGCCGAGGAGCGCGCTGGACCTCGCGTGGCTGGACGAGGTGGACGCGTCGAAGGGCGTGTTCGTGAGCGCGCAGGGGCTCTTGATGTACTTCGACGAGGCCGAGGTGCGCCGGCTGCTGCTGGCCATCATCGACCGGTTCCCCGGGGTGGACTTGATGTTCGACGTCATCCCGCGGTGGTTCTCGAGGAAGACGCTCCAGGGGTTCCACAAGACGAAGCACTACCGGGCGCCGCCGATGCCGTGGGGCGTGAATCGCGACGAGGTGGAGCCGCTGCTGCGGCGCTGGAGTGCGCGCGTCACGGCGGTGAAGTCGGTGTCGTACGGCCTCTATGCGCGGGGCGTCGCGGGCGCGGTGTTGCGGCTGTTCTCCCAGGTGCCGGTGCTCCGGAACCTGCCTCCGGCGATCGTGCACGTGAAGACGGTGGCGCCGTGA
- a CDS encoding sensor histidine kinase: MGAGFIVALLVALVLTCTLAVELVSARSSRRANLLELTMDRLEVEGLRRAFSDKVSSERSVVLSDDAFFAEDRVRSRERFIVTHERLVPRLVTPPAAALLESVLRAEQEHEQAVREWVAIHATRVSHSRREALFEERARDTRLRTYATLHQLTTRMESRLGTSLQSVVETDAQALLLSLVTMGLLLALVATSGGLLLSRLSRPRVEASPSRIKPLVEHAQEASRASSVSETELDEAARPRTQERRAGTFFFAEALIDSLLDENSPSRVATPEPRDVSENTPHRSMEARHRSARTVDGVTPLGDTREMMARIGVRAHELGIPLDTLQWLLCGLERVDPSSEPDRVRAGVGRALEQSRRLGQLLLDLWDVSNQLTGRQLAEPVDLSHLAHEVMERFTESAAQAGSPLHLDAEPGLVGRWDRLGLEQVLTHLLAHALELGAGHLVRLRVERVGRTRARLVVEGMLLLDGGTGLGRHLVQQWVDSHGGTLRMEGTSGDAVTCTVELPLLEQPLESAPA, encoded by the coding sequence GTGGGTGCTGGCTTCATCGTGGCCCTGCTGGTCGCGCTGGTGCTGACATGCACATTGGCCGTGGAACTCGTGTCCGCGCGCTCCAGTCGCAGGGCGAACCTCCTCGAGCTGACGATGGACCGGCTGGAGGTGGAGGGCCTGCGAAGGGCCTTCAGCGACAAGGTCTCCAGTGAGCGGAGCGTCGTCCTGTCCGACGATGCGTTCTTCGCCGAGGACCGGGTGCGCTCGCGTGAGCGCTTCATCGTCACGCACGAGCGACTCGTGCCTCGGCTGGTGACACCGCCCGCCGCGGCGCTGCTCGAGTCGGTGTTGCGAGCGGAGCAGGAGCACGAGCAGGCCGTGCGCGAGTGGGTCGCCATCCACGCCACGCGCGTTTCGCACTCACGCCGCGAGGCCCTGTTCGAGGAGCGAGCCCGGGACACGCGGTTGCGCACCTACGCGACGCTCCATCAGCTCACGACCCGGATGGAGTCGCGGTTGGGCACGAGCCTCCAGTCCGTGGTGGAGACGGATGCGCAGGCGCTGCTGCTCTCCCTGGTGACGATGGGCCTGCTCCTCGCGCTGGTCGCGACCTCGGGCGGGTTGCTGCTCTCCCGGCTGTCGCGGCCACGAGTCGAGGCCAGCCCCTCGCGAATCAAGCCGCTCGTCGAGCACGCCCAGGAGGCAAGCCGCGCGAGCAGCGTTTCGGAGACGGAACTGGACGAGGCCGCGCGTCCCCGCACGCAGGAGCGCAGGGCTGGCACCTTCTTCTTCGCGGAGGCGCTCATCGATTCGTTGCTCGACGAGAACAGCCCGTCACGTGTTGCGACCCCGGAACCCAGGGATGTCTCCGAGAACACACCGCACAGGTCCATGGAGGCGCGCCACCGGTCCGCGCGGACGGTGGACGGCGTCACGCCCCTGGGCGACACACGCGAGATGATGGCGCGCATCGGCGTGAGGGCGCATGAGCTGGGCATCCCGCTCGACACCTTGCAGTGGCTCCTGTGCGGATTGGAGCGGGTGGACCCCTCCTCGGAGCCGGACCGCGTGAGAGCTGGAGTGGGCCGCGCGCTCGAACAGTCACGCCGCCTGGGCCAGTTGCTGTTGGACCTGTGGGACGTGTCGAACCAGCTCACGGGGCGCCAGCTCGCGGAGCCGGTGGACCTGTCGCACCTGGCTCACGAGGTGATGGAGCGCTTCACCGAGTCCGCGGCGCAAGCAGGCAGCCCGCTCCACCTCGACGCGGAGCCAGGGCTCGTGGGCCGATGGGACCGACTGGGCTTGGAGCAGGTGCTGACCCACCTCCTCGCCCACGCGCTGGAGCTCGGAGCGGGGCACCTGGTGCGGCTTCGGGTGGAGCGCGTGGGGCGCACCCGCGCGCGACTCGTGGTCGAGGGCATGCTCCTGCTCGACGGCGGCACCGGGCTGGGCCGCCACCTCGTCCAGCAGTGGGTGGACTCCCACGGAGGCACCCTGCGCATGGAGGGCACCTCCGGGGACGCAGTCACCTGCACGGTGGAGCTGCCGCTGCTCGAGCAGCCCCTGGAGTCCGCTCCCGCCTGA
- a CDS encoding Fur family transcriptional regulator — translation MRRASHPSLLGPEGLNRALEHLRAFVRRKGLKSSLVRESVARAALEHVGHFTAEELVRSVRERGVEDVHPATVYRVLPLLVEAELIHQTLVSGGEGQRYERAFEREHHDHIICSSCGKVVEFHFEAIELLQNDVAESLGFRLTGHIHELFGVCSTCEPVART, via the coding sequence ATGCGTCGGGCCTCTCATCCATCCCTGCTGGGCCCCGAGGGGCTGAACCGTGCGCTGGAGCACCTTCGCGCGTTCGTGCGGCGCAAGGGGCTCAAGAGCTCGCTGGTGCGCGAGTCGGTGGCGCGCGCGGCGCTGGAGCACGTGGGGCACTTCACGGCGGAGGAGCTGGTGCGCTCCGTGCGGGAGCGGGGCGTGGAGGACGTGCACCCCGCCACCGTCTACCGGGTGCTGCCGCTGCTGGTGGAGGCGGAGCTCATCCACCAGACGCTGGTCTCCGGCGGCGAGGGCCAGCGCTACGAGCGGGCCTTCGAGCGCGAGCACCACGACCACATCATCTGCTCCTCGTGCGGCAAGGTGGTCGAGTTCCACTTCGAGGCCATCGAGCTGCTCCAGAACGACGTGGCGGAGAGCCTCGGCTTCCGGCTCACCGGGCACATCCACGAGCTGTTCGGGGTGTGCTCGACCTGTGAGCCCGTCGCCAGGACCTGA
- a CDS encoding MBL fold metallo-hydrolase, whose product MRIHHLNCTTMCPPGGRLMDGRRGFRGPAALTCHCLLLEGANGLTLVDTGFGLQDVLHPQVRQSPLFLDVLCRPQLHEGATAIRQLERMGFKAQDVRDIVLTHLDFDHAGGLDDFPHARVHLLADEYLAATARTSPLDRQRYRPEQWMHESHWVTYPTGQVGERWFGFDCVRDLKGLPPEILLVPLVGHTLGHAGVAVRSGNGWLLHAGDAYFFHGEMDSGRYRCTPGLRAYQRLMEKDRSMRLHNQRRLRQLKRLHGDEVTVFCAHDSLEFERLESREKHTETSAFRSFVTPPEEHVHPF is encoded by the coding sequence ATGCGCATCCACCACCTGAATTGCACCACGATGTGTCCACCCGGGGGCCGGCTCATGGACGGGCGCCGGGGCTTCCGAGGTCCCGCGGCGCTGACCTGTCATTGTCTGCTGCTGGAGGGCGCGAACGGGCTCACCCTCGTGGACACCGGCTTCGGATTGCAGGACGTGCTCCACCCGCAGGTCCGTCAGAGCCCGCTCTTCCTGGACGTGCTGTGCCGACCCCAGCTGCACGAGGGCGCCACGGCCATCCGTCAACTCGAGCGGATGGGGTTCAAGGCGCAGGACGTGCGCGACATCGTCCTCACCCATCTCGACTTCGACCATGCCGGTGGGCTGGATGACTTCCCGCATGCGCGGGTGCACCTGCTCGCGGATGAGTACCTGGCGGCCACCGCGCGGACGTCACCGTTGGATCGGCAGCGCTACCGCCCCGAGCAGTGGATGCACGAGTCGCACTGGGTGACGTACCCCACGGGACAGGTGGGTGAGCGTTGGTTCGGCTTCGACTGCGTGCGCGACCTGAAGGGACTGCCGCCCGAAATCCTGCTGGTGCCGCTGGTCGGTCACACGTTGGGGCACGCGGGCGTGGCGGTGCGCTCCGGGAACGGCTGGCTGTTGCACGCGGGCGACGCGTACTTCTTCCACGGTGAGATGGATTCGGGTCGCTATCGCTGCACTCCGGGGCTGCGCGCCTATCAACGGCTGATGGAGAAGGACCGGTCCATGCGCCTGCACAACCAGCGACGGCTGCGGCAGCTCAAGCGCCTGCACGGAGACGAGGTGACGGTGTTCTGCGCGCACGACTCGCTGGAGTTCGAGCGGCTGGAGTCGCGGGAGAAGCACACGGAGACCTCGGCCTTCCGGTCGTTCGTCACGCCGCCCGAGGAGCATGTCCATCCGTTCTGA
- a CDS encoding class I SAM-dependent methyltransferase → MTAAVKRFDDAGQYEREIRQLLPGYDVLHAMPAAVLGAVLAEDSRVLVVGCGPAHEAVALARALPGSLLDALDPSSAMVAAARETVRAARMTERIRVVQADLGGFVLEEHYDAAVVMLVGHMIPDDGAREEFLHQLARALRPGGVAILAELEDTGAAHGVLVDAHMRCALEAGLPRERAETLRGRLMGGFHLLTRERLDVLLAGAGLKVKAELFRAFGMVGRVLEREA, encoded by the coding sequence GTGACGGCCGCGGTGAAGCGGTTCGACGACGCGGGACAGTACGAGCGGGAGATACGCCAGCTGTTGCCGGGCTACGACGTGCTGCACGCGATGCCGGCGGCGGTGCTGGGGGCGGTGCTCGCGGAGGACAGTCGGGTGCTCGTCGTCGGGTGTGGACCGGCGCACGAGGCGGTGGCGTTGGCGAGGGCGCTGCCGGGGAGTCTGCTCGACGCGTTGGACCCGTCGTCGGCGATGGTGGCGGCGGCGAGAGAGACGGTGCGCGCGGCGAGGATGACGGAGCGCATCCGGGTGGTGCAGGCGGACCTGGGCGGCTTCGTGCTCGAGGAGCACTATGACGCAGCGGTGGTGATGCTCGTCGGCCACATGATTCCGGACGACGGGGCGCGCGAGGAGTTCCTGCATCAGCTCGCGAGGGCATTGCGGCCGGGTGGGGTGGCCATCCTCGCGGAGCTGGAGGACACGGGCGCGGCGCATGGGGTGCTCGTGGATGCCCACATGCGTTGCGCGCTGGAGGCGGGGCTGCCGAGGGAGCGCGCGGAGACGCTGCGGGGGCGGTTGATGGGCGGCTTCCATCTGCTCACGCGCGAGCGGCTCGACGTGTTGCTCGCGGGCGCGGGGCTGAAGGTGAAGGCGGAGCTGTTCCGTGCCTTCGGGATGGTGGGGCGGGTGTTGGAGCGCGAGGCCTGA